The following proteins come from a genomic window of Proteiniphilum propionicum:
- a CDS encoding glycoside hydrolase family 38 C-terminal domain-containing protein produces the protein MFMIAGFSLQAQQAWFADGYHGGIYGHYPKWQAKFMVDQLKANPGWVINLEIEPETWDTISIKDADNFAALQAYYDKEGRHGRIEFVNPTWAQPYCYNISGESIIRQFSYGIAKTRAYFPNATFRTYAVEEPCFTSSLPQILKGFGFKYAVLRNPNTCWGGYTSAFGKDMVNWIGPDGTSILAVPRYAIEGLSKESTWQTDSWTNSREFIHACFQDGIQYPVGMCFQDAGWDFGPWRNAYQPTAYTTWTDYIERIKDRVEASDWRFTQEDIQPGLVWGAQVMQRIAQEVRVSENRLLAAEKMATLDYLYHNKPWPEEDFAEAWRTLMLAQHHDCWIVPYNGKQGNTWADKVTRWTRSTNRIADEKIFSLFGEAKESAFVRVYNTLGSTRKEKVDLILPDYLKENNLTVIDTENHVVPSQLSLDSRGNKLIHFEAEVSGMGYTTFQLKKTAVSVSDKTEMVWDSNECLKIETNYYSVLFDPAKGGTITSLVDKRNCGAELVMSNRSLNNLKGFFYREEKFHEGAESPATLSVVEDGPLFITVKVENQIAGNSYYQLVTFHKNNPRIDFTLHIDWEGQPGIGAYDHHDNYEATDRRKAFYNDKFKLHVEFPLDKVGERLFKNAPFDVCESELRNTLFSSWDSLRHNVILHWVDLTDQVGERGVALFTDHTTSYLQHDDLPLGLTVQYIGKALWGRDYKVHGPTEIHYALFPHAGDWEKGMVQRESDAWNEPLIAQFSNKLSTSVRNLIETIDSNLEISSAKIENEALIVRLYNSSSDKKPQRIILNGEVDGIEQIDLKGDKIADVAYEKKANGQLSTEISIPQFGFKTLRIKRIKPF, from the coding sequence ATGTTCATGATTGCAGGCTTCTCGTTGCAAGCGCAACAAGCCTGGTTCGCAGATGGTTATCACGGTGGAATATATGGGCATTATCCCAAGTGGCAGGCAAAATTTATGGTCGATCAGCTAAAAGCCAATCCTGGTTGGGTAATCAATCTGGAGATTGAGCCGGAGACGTGGGATACAATCAGTATAAAGGATGCAGATAATTTTGCTGCATTGCAGGCGTACTACGACAAGGAAGGACGTCATGGCCGGATAGAATTTGTAAATCCCACCTGGGCACAACCCTATTGTTATAATATTTCCGGGGAGAGTATTATCAGACAGTTTTCCTATGGGATTGCAAAAACCCGTGCATACTTTCCCAACGCGACCTTTCGTACCTATGCCGTGGAAGAACCCTGCTTTACGAGCAGTCTGCCTCAGATTTTGAAAGGTTTCGGGTTCAAATATGCCGTATTGCGGAATCCCAATACCTGTTGGGGAGGATATACCAGCGCTTTCGGAAAAGATATGGTCAACTGGATCGGCCCCGATGGTACATCCATATTGGCTGTTCCCCGGTACGCCATTGAGGGACTGTCGAAGGAATCTACCTGGCAAACCGATTCGTGGACCAATTCCAGGGAATTTATTCATGCCTGTTTTCAGGATGGGATACAGTATCCGGTCGGAATGTGTTTTCAGGATGCAGGCTGGGATTTCGGGCCTTGGCGCAATGCATATCAACCGACGGCGTATACCACCTGGACCGATTATATAGAGAGGATAAAGGATAGGGTAGAAGCTTCCGACTGGCGGTTTACGCAGGAGGATATTCAACCGGGACTGGTTTGGGGAGCACAGGTCATGCAGCGAATCGCACAAGAGGTGCGTGTGAGTGAGAACCGGCTTCTTGCGGCCGAAAAAATGGCAACCCTCGATTATTTGTATCACAACAAACCATGGCCTGAAGAGGATTTTGCAGAGGCATGGCGCACACTGATGCTTGCCCAGCATCACGACTGCTGGATCGTCCCCTATAACGGTAAACAGGGCAATACCTGGGCCGATAAAGTCACACGGTGGACCCGCTCCACAAACAGGATAGCGGATGAAAAGATTTTTTCGCTGTTCGGAGAAGCCAAAGAGTCCGCCTTTGTGCGGGTGTATAATACATTGGGCTCTACAAGAAAAGAAAAAGTTGATCTGATTCTGCCGGATTATTTGAAGGAGAACAATCTCACGGTGATTGATACAGAAAACCATGTGGTTCCCTCTCAACTTTCCCTCGATAGCCGGGGAAATAAACTGATTCATTTTGAAGCAGAAGTTTCAGGAATGGGATATACAACTTTCCAATTGAAGAAAACAGCTGTCTCAGTCTCCGATAAAACAGAAATGGTGTGGGATTCAAACGAATGCCTAAAAATTGAAACCAATTATTATTCAGTACTTTTTGATCCCGCGAAAGGGGGAACCATTACAAGCTTGGTTGATAAAAGGAATTGTGGGGCAGAGCTTGTGATGAGCAATCGTTCGCTGAATAACCTGAAGGGTTTCTTCTACCGGGAGGAGAAATTCCATGAAGGAGCCGAGAGTCCCGCCACCCTTTCCGTGGTTGAGGATGGTCCACTCTTCATCACAGTAAAAGTAGAGAACCAAATAGCCGGAAATAGCTATTATCAGCTGGTAACATTCCATAAAAACAATCCGCGGATTGATTTTACCTTGCACATCGACTGGGAAGGTCAGCCCGGAATTGGAGCGTATGATCATCACGACAATTACGAGGCAACAGATCGGCGTAAAGCATTTTACAATGATAAGTTCAAACTACATGTTGAGTTTCCGCTAGATAAAGTGGGAGAGAGATTATTTAAAAATGCGCCGTTTGATGTATGTGAAAGTGAACTGAGGAATACTCTTTTTTCCAGCTGGGACAGTCTCAGGCACAATGTGATTTTACATTGGGTTGATCTGACCGACCAGGTCGGAGAACGAGGCGTTGCCCTTTTCACAGACCATACCACCAGCTACCTTCAACACGACGATCTACCTTTGGGATTAACCGTACAGTATATCGGAAAGGCGCTATGGGGTCGTGATTATAAGGTTCACGGTCCCACTGAGATTCACTATGCATTGTTTCCCCATGCCGGAGATTGGGAAAAAGGGATGGTGCAGCGGGAGAGTGATGCATGGAATGAACCACTGATCGCACAATTCAGTAACAAACTCTCCACTTCTGTCAGAAATCTTATTGAAACGATCGATAGCAATCTTGAAATCTCCTCAGCTAAGATAGAGAATGAGGCGCTGATTGTTCGCTTATACAACAGTTCATCAGACAAAAAACCTCAGAGAATTATCCTGAATGGTGAGGTGGACGGCATTGAACAGATCGATTTAAAAGGAGACAAGATAGCGGATGTAGCTTATGAGAAAAAGGCCAACGGCCAATTGTCCACTGAGATTTCAATTCCTCAGTTTGGATTTAAAACACTGAGAATTAAGAGAATAAAACCTTTTTGA
- a CDS encoding RICIN domain-containing protein, which produces MKESALKRGVSNFSRKQLTTFLWCSFLCLFFISCEEETRPLPNTGRAIKSFKIKNGQIGAERVNVDNFTVHVTIDRSVDLTSVIPEITISEGASISPASGAAIDISKNLQSSYVVTAASGQGREWIIHFEIVDNDINTMEYGTFIITGVTGNKVPGVQGDLLYNDKYWDHAVINLQNNEGRKWQKWHFIFEKEENGKRYFTLRNLFSGLYLTLHVGNETDGISLFQDQAYSEDRDKQLWTIQTAGTNKYKIINKQNGLLLTMADGELKLLADGDNISQLWYLNPIPYESYRDVEVQNFFRRNEPWMGSVAFDQGNSIPLTWGDNNGKILWITEDAWDAAQMLGPDLLNGNSFFRYNNSIILQRSKDNWSPHEAVNLTNPDTRHPDREYQMMDVQEGMDWTWPGVGVEIGDKVYVYAGEGKGLEAINDALYVLHQQSGTSWKVERKTPRNVGGADGMVKGGDGYVYCYSHQANDGIGYTTDLFMRRFSENNPLADWTFWNGDGWSTEPSKKKSIATSKATTSVVKVGDKYLMMSMDMGFWCTEERNIYLSWSTSPVKPFSEKIKVYEIEENINGGKARFYTPIIHPWCVNEQNEVLLTYSLNFSACDQQDYFFDENGNKAMNAYYYRLKAIRVPMSVIGL; this is translated from the coding sequence ATGAAAGAGAGTGCTTTGAAGCGGGGAGTAAGTAATTTCTCCAGAAAGCAGTTGACTACCTTCCTTTGGTGTAGTTTTCTTTGTCTATTCTTTATTTCCTGCGAAGAGGAAACAAGACCTCTGCCCAACACCGGCAGAGCTATCAAATCATTTAAAATAAAGAATGGACAGATAGGAGCCGAGAGAGTGAATGTGGATAACTTTACTGTTCATGTGACCATTGACAGGTCCGTGGATCTCACTTCTGTCATTCCTGAGATAACCATATCAGAAGGAGCTTCTATCTCTCCAGCATCGGGAGCGGCGATTGATATATCAAAGAATCTTCAATCCAGTTATGTGGTCACGGCAGCTTCTGGACAGGGCAGGGAGTGGATCATACATTTTGAAATTGTGGACAATGACATCAATACAATGGAATACGGTACCTTTATTATCACCGGTGTGACAGGTAACAAAGTGCCGGGTGTACAAGGCGATTTGTTGTATAATGACAAGTACTGGGATCACGCCGTGATAAATCTTCAAAACAATGAAGGACGCAAATGGCAAAAATGGCACTTTATATTCGAAAAAGAAGAGAATGGGAAAAGATATTTTACACTCAGAAATCTTTTCAGTGGTCTCTACCTTACACTTCATGTTGGAAATGAGACCGATGGTATATCCCTCTTTCAGGATCAGGCATACAGTGAAGACAGAGATAAACAGTTGTGGACCATCCAAACCGCTGGTACAAATAAATACAAGATCATAAACAAGCAGAACGGATTGCTGCTTACTATGGCTGATGGTGAGTTGAAACTACTTGCTGATGGAGACAACATCTCGCAACTGTGGTACCTTAATCCTATTCCTTATGAAAGCTACAGAGATGTGGAGGTGCAGAATTTTTTTAGAAGAAACGAACCCTGGATGGGATCGGTCGCATTTGATCAGGGCAATTCAATCCCCCTCACCTGGGGTGATAACAACGGCAAGATACTGTGGATCACGGAAGATGCATGGGATGCTGCACAGATGCTGGGACCCGATCTGCTCAACGGAAACAGCTTTTTCAGGTACAACAACTCAATAATTCTTCAGCGCTCCAAAGATAATTGGAGCCCTCACGAGGCAGTGAACCTGACAAACCCCGATACACGACATCCCGACAGAGAGTACCAGATGATGGATGTGCAGGAGGGTATGGATTGGACCTGGCCTGGTGTGGGTGTAGAGATCGGTGATAAAGTATATGTGTATGCCGGTGAAGGAAAAGGTCTTGAAGCCATCAACGATGCATTATATGTATTGCATCAGCAAAGCGGTACTTCATGGAAGGTGGAACGCAAGACACCACGCAATGTAGGGGGAGCAGACGGAATGGTCAAGGGTGGTGACGGCTATGTGTATTGCTACAGCCACCAGGCCAATGATGGAATCGGATATACGACCGATTTGTTTATGAGAAGATTTTCGGAAAATAATCCATTGGCTGACTGGACCTTCTGGAATGGAGATGGATGGAGTACGGAACCCTCGAAAAAGAAGTCGATAGCTACTTCCAAAGCCACGACAAGTGTAGTGAAGGTGGGGGATAAGTATCTGATGATGTCCATGGACATGGGTTTCTGGTGTACCGAAGAGCGTAATATTTATCTATCCTGGTCAACGAGTCCCGTAAAACCTTTCTCTGAAAAAATAAAAGTATATGAAATAGAAGAAAATATCAACGGGGGCAAAGCACGTTTTTATACCCCCATCATACATCCTTGGTGCGTGAATGAGCAGAATGAAGTTTTACTCACTTATTCTCTGAACTTCAGTGCTTGTGACCAGCAGGATTACTTTTTTGATGAAAACGGAAACAAAGCAATGAACGCTTATTATTACCGATTGAAAGCGATAAGAGTACCCATGTCGGTGATTGGACTCTAA
- a CDS encoding SusC/RagA family TonB-linked outer membrane protein, which translates to MKRTIIILFYLHIITLLIGQTNILKGVVTATDGELLIGVNIKVKDTGRGTITDIDGNFQLAVEPGEHLVLTYIGFKDLEYVVGAQKNVQIELEPDQTSLDEVLVVGYGKAKRITMTGAVSGVTARELRTVPTSNIQNALYGKLPGFFTQQTSGQPGKDASDFFIRGKSSLNDAGNQPLIIVDDVEYSYDQLSQINVNEIESISILKDASTTAIYGIKGANGVLVVKTRRGLEGKPQINLRMEGGVQTPVRTPKFLNSYETASLVNEAYTNDGLQPLFSDEDLQAFKDGSDPYGHPDVNWYNEIFKKIAFQENVNVDISGGTAKLKYFVSTGYFSQNGLVKDFSSANDDINTNYFYRRFNYRTNLDFDITKSLNMRLDVTSRFMNINEPNNMNATGEIYNFSKMRPYSAPFLNPNGSFAYLYDTDSHSPTLNARLANEGYKRTRRNDNNILYGANWKMDFITEGLSSNFRVAYSNIYENNRSVYRFSDGYPTYHYDPETEIYFINPNGTYAYGTYGIGGGINQSVKDLNIQASLNYARTFKEIHDVSAMLLYNRQSRTTEHTGQKIPENFEGYTSTIGYKYKNKYLIDFNMAYNGSDRFGRDNRFGWFPAVGVGYSISEESFFKNRFSFVQLMKVRASYGLVGSDIAPGGRYLYNQVYEAGDNYYFGDRAQTFPGYREGDLGNEHVTWEKARKLDLGLDLNIFDKISFTIDYFYDERYDQLVRRNDTPLLLGIGTAPLNVARTNNRGVDGQLGYQTRVGSVNINTNLVFSYAKNKVIYKAEAQQKYDWLAETRKPIGQPFGYINIGYYTPDEILKITEGAEDAPAVPNTDIPVQAGDLKYMDLNNDGVINDYDKGAIGMPNLPNTTLGWNIGGNWNGFSLSLLFQGSFNYSFSVVGTGIEPFKSQFQPLHMKRWTLESYQNGEEIEFPRLTSNPATINSAENYMSDFWLIDAWYVRLKTVDFSYQFPKRMLPGFLDSVRIYVNAYNLLTLTNYNKYQQDPEISTNSAGDAYMNQRVFNLGFQVSF; encoded by the coding sequence ATGAAACGAACAATCATCATACTATTCTATCTACATATCATCACCCTTCTCATCGGACAGACCAACATCCTGAAAGGAGTTGTTACTGCCACCGACGGTGAGCTTCTGATCGGGGTAAATATTAAGGTGAAAGATACGGGAAGAGGAACAATTACAGATATTGACGGAAATTTCCAGCTTGCTGTGGAGCCAGGAGAACATTTGGTGCTAACTTATATTGGTTTTAAAGACCTGGAATATGTGGTGGGAGCACAAAAAAATGTACAGATCGAGCTGGAACCCGACCAGACAAGCCTGGATGAGGTACTTGTTGTGGGTTATGGAAAAGCAAAACGTATCACCATGACCGGAGCTGTGAGCGGAGTTACTGCCCGCGAACTGCGCACTGTACCTACAAGCAACATCCAGAATGCCTTGTATGGAAAACTGCCAGGTTTTTTTACACAACAAACTTCGGGACAACCGGGTAAGGATGCTTCAGATTTCTTTATTCGTGGCAAGAGTTCACTGAATGATGCAGGTAACCAGCCGTTGATCATCGTGGATGATGTGGAGTATTCCTATGATCAGCTCTCACAGATCAATGTCAACGAAATTGAAAGTATATCTATCCTCAAGGATGCATCTACCACGGCTATTTATGGCATCAAGGGTGCCAATGGAGTACTGGTTGTGAAAACCCGCAGAGGGCTTGAAGGAAAGCCACAGATCAATCTGCGTATGGAAGGAGGGGTGCAAACGCCTGTTCGTACGCCCAAATTTCTGAATTCTTACGAAACAGCTTCCCTGGTGAATGAAGCTTATACAAATGACGGTTTGCAACCCTTGTTTTCTGATGAGGACCTGCAGGCATTCAAAGATGGTTCAGACCCCTACGGACATCCGGATGTGAACTGGTATAATGAGATCTTTAAAAAGATTGCTTTCCAGGAGAACGTGAATGTCGATATTTCTGGAGGAACGGCCAAACTGAAATACTTTGTTTCTACGGGTTATTTTTCACAAAATGGATTGGTAAAGGACTTTTCCAGTGCTAATGACGATATCAATACCAATTATTTTTATCGTCGGTTTAATTACCGTACGAATCTCGACTTTGACATCACCAAAAGCTTGAATATGCGCCTGGATGTGACCTCGCGTTTCATGAATATCAATGAACCGAATAACATGAACGCAACAGGTGAAATATATAATTTCTCCAAAATGCGTCCCTATTCGGCACCGTTTCTAAACCCCAATGGTTCTTTTGCTTATTTATATGATACGGACTCCCATAGTCCTACTTTAAATGCAAGACTGGCTAACGAAGGATACAAGCGAACCCGCCGGAACGACAACAATATCTTGTACGGCGCAAACTGGAAAATGGATTTTATTACCGAAGGACTTAGTTCCAACTTCCGTGTAGCATACTCGAATATTTATGAGAATAACCGGTCGGTATACCGTTTCAGTGATGGCTATCCCACCTATCATTATGATCCGGAAACAGAGATCTATTTCATCAATCCCAACGGAACATATGCCTATGGCACCTACGGAATAGGGGGAGGCATCAACCAATCGGTGAAGGACCTGAACATTCAGGCATCCTTGAACTATGCACGTACATTCAAGGAAATTCACGACGTGAGCGCCATGCTGCTTTATAATCGTCAAAGCCGAACTACGGAACACACGGGACAGAAGATACCTGAAAACTTTGAAGGATATACCTCCACTATTGGTTACAAATACAAGAATAAATATCTGATCGATTTCAATATGGCGTATAACGGGTCGGACCGTTTCGGACGCGACAACCGCTTTGGGTGGTTCCCCGCAGTGGGAGTAGGATATAGCATTTCAGAAGAATCTTTTTTCAAAAATCGGTTTTCCTTTGTGCAGCTGATGAAAGTAAGAGCTTCCTACGGATTGGTCGGCTCTGACATCGCACCAGGGGGACGTTATCTCTATAATCAAGTGTACGAGGCGGGTGACAACTATTATTTCGGCGACAGGGCACAGACTTTCCCAGGGTATAGAGAAGGGGATCTGGGCAATGAACACGTGACCTGGGAGAAGGCCAGAAAATTAGACTTGGGACTCGATTTGAATATTTTCGATAAGATTTCTTTTACCATCGACTATTTTTACGATGAACGCTACGACCAGCTGGTAAGGCGAAACGATACACCTTTGTTGCTTGGTATTGGCACTGCCCCCTTGAATGTGGCACGTACAAACAACCGGGGTGTGGACGGTCAGTTGGGCTATCAGACTCGTGTAGGTTCAGTGAATATTAATACAAATCTGGTGTTTTCCTACGCGAAGAATAAGGTAATCTACAAAGCAGAGGCGCAACAGAAGTATGACTGGCTTGCAGAAACGAGAAAACCCATTGGACAACCTTTCGGTTATATCAACATCGGTTATTATACACCGGATGAGATACTGAAAATTACGGAAGGTGCTGAAGATGCCCCGGCTGTCCCCAATACCGATATTCCGGTACAGGCAGGAGACCTGAAGTATATGGACCTGAACAACGATGGGGTCATCAACGATTATGACAAAGGAGCTATCGGCATGCCCAACCTGCCGAATACCACACTGGGATGGAACATAGGAGGCAACTGGAACGGATTTAGCTTGAGTCTGTTGTTCCAGGGTTCGTTCAACTACAGCTTCAGTGTGGTAGGTACAGGTATAGAACCCTTTAAAAGCCAGTTTCAGCCACTTCATATGAAACGCTGGACATTGGAGAGTTATCAAAACGGGGAAGAGATTGAATTCCCCCGCTTGACCAGTAATCCGGCGACTATCAACAGTGCAGAGAACTATATGTCGGATTTCTGGTTGATTGATGCATGGTATGTTCGGTTGAAGACGGTGGATTTTTCCTATCAGTTCCCGAAAAGAATGCTTCCCGGCTTTCTAGATTCGGTCAGGATTTACGTGAATGCTTATAACTTACTTACGTTGACAAACTATAATAAATATCAACAAGATCCCGAGATCTCCACAAACTCTGCAGGTGATGCCTATATGAATCAACGGGTATTTAACCTGGGATTTCAGGTATCTTTCTAA
- a CDS encoding RagB/SusD family nutrient uptake outer membrane protein — MKRLKYFVWIVGIIFFTQLSCTDNYESLPVDRFTDEFVFSTTDSTGKQARQFLNMIYEQLPNRHNGVGGDYLEAATDNALSIALDDEPDVYKLLLGRYTASNRINSDMKWGDYYASIRKVNILIKNIDVVPFKSFYTDALGNKRPLNASMKAEARFLRAYFYFELLQRYGGVPLIGDQIFGLEDNLELPRNTFSDCVDYIVNEIEEIKDSLRTIPFEYPEEFAHVATREAALALKTRVLLYAASPLFNGNTLEEGNELVGYASYKRERWKYAADAARSFMDTYGENGSNVFKLAPDFRKIFTNWYGGDNPELIFFRNTGNNTGLETVNGPLGFSGIRLGNGRTNPTQNLVNAFPMKDGFARGESPKYAYNPQRPYDNRDPRLDQTVLHNGSNWLGTQLKTYQGGPHNPAATGQYSRTSYYMRKFLGDFENADQYGNTLHLWIMFRYAEILLNFAEAENEYLDTPSDEIYDVLIALRRRAGIEPGDNQKYGLESNMSQSKMREAIQNERRIELAFEEHRYWDIRRWRIAEDVFSEPVKGMQIVLSQGNPSYQEINLIQAPFNERRYLYPIPYSEVNKNINMVQNPKW, encoded by the coding sequence ATGAAACGATTGAAATATTTTGTATGGATTGTCGGAATCATCTTCTTTACACAACTCTCGTGTACAGATAATTACGAAAGTCTGCCTGTAGACAGGTTTACCGATGAGTTTGTTTTTTCAACGACTGACTCTACGGGCAAACAGGCGCGACAATTCCTGAACATGATTTATGAGCAATTGCCAAACAGACACAATGGTGTGGGCGGTGACTATCTTGAGGCAGCTACAGATAATGCCCTTTCCATTGCCCTGGATGATGAACCCGATGTATATAAACTGTTGCTGGGAAGATATACAGCAAGCAACCGGATAAACTCTGATATGAAATGGGGCGATTATTATGCCTCTATTCGCAAGGTCAACATCCTGATCAAAAATATCGATGTGGTACCGTTCAAAAGCTTTTATACCGATGCTTTGGGAAATAAACGACCCTTGAATGCATCGATGAAGGCCGAAGCACGTTTTTTAAGAGCTTACTTCTATTTTGAACTACTTCAACGTTACGGGGGGGTACCCTTGATCGGAGATCAGATCTTCGGACTCGAAGATAATCTGGAGCTCCCAAGGAATACATTTTCCGATTGTGTGGATTATATCGTGAATGAAATTGAGGAGATCAAAGATTCACTTCGTACCATTCCATTTGAATACCCTGAGGAGTTTGCGCACGTAGCAACCCGCGAAGCGGCATTGGCCTTGAAGACCAGGGTGCTTCTATATGCTGCCAGTCCTCTGTTTAACGGAAACACCCTGGAAGAAGGAAATGAGCTGGTAGGGTACGCTTCTTATAAACGTGAACGCTGGAAGTATGCTGCCGATGCGGCAAGAAGTTTTATGGATACGTACGGTGAGAATGGCAGCAATGTATTCAAGTTGGCTCCCGATTTCCGTAAGATTTTTACCAACTGGTACGGGGGAGATAATCCTGAGTTGATCTTCTTCCGGAATACCGGAAACAACACAGGATTGGAAACGGTAAACGGACCTTTGGGCTTCTCTGGTATCAGGCTCGGAAACGGACGTACCAACCCCACTCAGAACTTGGTGAATGCTTTCCCGATGAAAGACGGGTTTGCACGTGGCGAAAGTCCGAAATACGCATACAATCCTCAAAGACCTTATGATAACCGTGATCCCAGACTCGACCAGACAGTCTTGCACAACGGATCGAACTGGCTTGGCACACAGTTGAAAACCTATCAGGGAGGGCCTCACAATCCTGCTGCTACAGGTCAGTACTCAAGAACCAGTTACTATATGCGAAAGTTTCTGGGTGATTTTGAGAATGCTGATCAATATGGCAATACGCTTCACCTGTGGATCATGTTCCGGTATGCGGAGATACTACTCAATTTCGCTGAAGCAGAAAATGAATATCTGGATACACCCTCCGACGAGATATATGATGTGCTGATTGCATTGCGCAGGAGAGCCGGAATTGAACCCGGAGACAACCAGAAGTATGGTCTGGAAAGCAACATGTCACAAAGTAAAATGCGCGAAGCTATTCAGAATGAAAGACGCATCGAGCTGGCATTTGAAGAGCATCGCTACTGGGATATACGTCGCTGGAGGATTGCCGAAGATGTTTTCTCGGAACCGGTCAAAGGAATGCAAATTGTCCTAAGCCAGGGCAACCCTTCTTATCAGGAGATCAATCTGATTCAGGCTCCTTTCAATGAGAGGCGCTATCTCTATCCCATTCCCTATTCCGAAGTGAACAAGAATATAAATATGGTTCAAAATCCAAAATGGTAA